Genomic DNA from Mesorhizobium sp. 131-2-1:
GTCAAGGCGGTGCGCGGCGGCGTCGGCTTCTGCGATGTCTCGACGCTCGGCAAGATCGACGTGCACGGCCCTGACGCCGGCACCTTCCTAGACCGCGTCTATATCAACTCGTTCTCCAACCTCGCCGTCGGCAAGGCGCGCTACGGTCTGATGCTGCGCGAGGATGGCATCGTCTATGACGACGGCACGACCTCGCGACTGGCCGAGGATCATTATTTCCTCACCACCACGACCGCCAAGGCGGGACTGGTGATGCAGCACCTCGAGTTCTGCCGGCAAGTGCTGTTTCCCGAACTCGACGTGCAACTCACGTCTGTCTCCGACCAGTGGGCACAGTTCTCGATCGCAGGACCGAGCGCGCGGGAATTGCTGAAGCAGGTCGTTGATGAGTCCGAGGACCTGTCGAACGAAGGTTTTCCGTTCATGGGTGCGCGCGAAGTCAAACTGCGCGGCGGCATCAAGGGGCGGCTGTTCCGCATCTCCTTCTCCGGCGAGATGGCGTTCGAGATTTCGGTGCCTGCCCGCTATGGCGAGGCGCTTGTGCGCAATCTGATGATCGCGGGAAAACCCTTGGGCGTGACGCCCTACGGCACCGAGGCGCTCGGTGTCATGCGCGTCGAGAAGGGCCATGTCGCCGGGCCGGAGCTGAATGGCACCACGACCGCCGCCGATCTCGGCCTCGGCAAGATGATGTCGACCAAAAAGGATTTTGTCGGCCGCGTCATGGCCGGCCGCGAGGCGCTGGTGGCGCCGGACCGGCAGGTTGTCGTCGGTATCAAGCCGATCGACAATGCGCGTCGCCTGCGCTCAGGCGCGCACATCATTCCGAAGGGCGAGGTTCCTGGCCCGGGCAACGACCAGGGCTATGTCACCTCGGTCTGCTTCTCGCCGACACTCGACCAATGGATCGGACTCGGCCTGGTCGAACGCGGGCGCGAGCGCATCGGCGAGACCGTGCGCGCGCACGACCCGCTGCGCGGCGAGGAGTATGAGGTCGAGCTCTGCAATCCCGTCTTCCACGATCCGGATGGAGGGCGCCAGCGTGGCTGAGTTTTCCTGGGATATCCGCAGCCCGCTCGATCGCACGCTCGTCGCCGGGCCATATGGTGGGCATGGCGATGCCGGCGTGTCGCTGACCGAGATCCGCAATTTCGATCTCGTCCAGGTGATGGCGCGACGCGGCAAGGAGATGGCCAAGGCGGCGACGGCCTGCTTCGGTGTCACAGCACCCGAAACGCCGAAGGCGGTCGGCACCGCCGACGCGACACTGATCTGGTCGGGGCCGGATCAGTTTCTTGTCCTGTCGAAGGGCGGCAGGCATGGGATGGAGGCGCTTGCGCTTGTCTTTGCCGGTTCCGCTTCGCTTTCCGACCAGTCGCATGCGCGAGCGCTGATCAGCGTATCCGGGGAGAAGGCGCGCGCCATGCTGGCCAAACTGTCGTCAATCGATCTGCATGCGGCAGCGTTTCCGGTTGGCGCCGCAGCCGCGACTTCGATCGATCACACCAGCGTCACGCTCTGGCGCGGCAACGACCGGGACGGACAGGCCGTGTTCAATCTGCTGGTGTTCGCGACCTTCGCCGAAAGCCTGTGGCACACGATGCTCGACTCGGCGGCGGAGTATGGGATTGCGATCGGGCATTCGGAGGAAATGGCGTAGCGCATTGCGCGCCTCCCCTTCTCCCCTTGTGGGAGAAGGTGGATCGGCGCGCAGCGCCGAGACGGATGAGGGGTGTTCCAGCGGAATGAGACGTCGGCTTTCCCTGGAGGACTCCTCATCCGTCGCCTTCGGCGACGCCTTCTCCCACGAGGGGAGAAGGGGGAGCCAGCACACCTTGGCCTTGCCAAACGCCATCGCGCTGCTATTCTTGCTGCTAAAATAATTTCACACACAGGCAAACTTGTTTCTCGAATTGCAGAGGTGAGATGAGCCAGTCGCCCTATCCCGCCGTCGCCTCCGGGCCACCCCGGCCGAGCCTGATCCTCAGGCCCGGACAAATTGCGCTGCCGGCCGGCATGGAGCGCTACACGGTGCAGGGCAATGGCGCGGCGCTGATCGACATCGAGGCCGGCGACACCGTCAGCGTACGCAATGTCGAAGGCGGGCAAGCCTGCGAATTGCTCGCCTGGGGCGAAGACGGCGTCACCGATCCCGGCATTTTCGGTGAGACCGCGAACAGCAATGCCGCCGGCATCAAGGCGCTGCTCGTCGAAGGTGATGACAGCCTGTCGGCGCTGCGTCTCGGCCTGCAGCGCCGACAGGTGCAGCTCGACCAGCCGAAAGCCGTTCGAGTCTTCAGCGGCGCGACGCCCGCCGGCACAGAGCAGAGCTTTGCCGTACAGCGCGACGGCGCGATGCTGATCGCCGCGCCCGGCGGGCCGATGCTGGTCGACGGCCATGACACCGCGACACCGCTTACCATCATCGTGCGCCGCGCCACAGTCCGCCTCAAGGCGAAGTCGCGGCTTGCCGATCCGCTCGCCGATCCAGTGCTCGACCTCCGCGTGCATTCGGCCACCGCCGAATCCTATTTCGTCAAGGCCGGCGACTATCTGCAGATCATCGATGTCGACGGCCGCCAGTGCACCGACTTCCAGTGTTTTTCGGCGCGCAAGCTGGACAAGGGCCACGACCATCCGCTCGACGTGACGACGACCCGTACGCTGATGGGCGCGGCCTATCCGATGCCCGGCCTGCATTCGAAATATTACGACCAGGACATGGAGCCGCTGGTCGAGGTGGTGCAGGACACATGCGGACGCCACGACGCCTTCGCACTCGCCTGCGCCGCCAAATACTATGACGACATCGGTTATCCCGGTCACACCAACTGCTCGGAGAATTTCAACCGGGCGCTCTCGGACAAAGGCGTAAATCCCCGCGCGGGCTGGATGGCGATCAACTTCTTCTTCAACACGGCGATCGACGCGCATGGCGTGATGGTGTCGGACGAGCCTTGGTCGCGGCCGGGCGACTATGTACTCTTACGCGCGCTGACCGACATCGTCTGCGTGTCCTCGGCCTGCCCGGACGACACGACGCCCGCCAATGGCTGGAACCTGACCGACATCCATGTGCGCACCTATTCCGGCCAGCACAAATTCTCGCGAGCGATCGCCAGACGCATGACGCCCGATTCGGAACCCAAAATGACCCGCGAGACAGCCTTTCATTCGAGCTTTGCCAAGCACACGCGCGACTTCGTCGAGTACAGGGGCTACTGGCTCGCCAACTCCTTCGCCAAGGAAGGTCCCATTGCCGAATACTGGGCCTGCCGCCAGGCCGCCGTGATCATGGATCTCTCGCCGCTGCGCAAGTTCGAGGTCACCGGGCCGGATTCCGAAGCGCTGCTGCAGTACACGCTGACCCGCGACGTCAAGAAGATCGGCGTCGGCCAGGTTGTCTATACCGCGATGTGCTACGAGCATGGCGGCATGATCGACGACGGCACCCTGCTGAGGCTCGGCAAGGACAATTTCCGCTGGGTCGGCGGCGACGACCTGTCCGGCGAATGGCTGCGCGAGACGGCGAAGAAGCTCGGCCTCAACGTGCTGGTGCGCTCCTCCACCGACCAGATGCACAACATCGCCGTGCAGGGACCGAAGAGCCGCGATATCCTCAAGGAGGTCGTCTGGACCTCGCCGCTCCAGCCTTCGATCGGCGAGCTCGAATGGTTCCGCTTCGCGGTCGCCCGCATCGGCGGCAGCAACGGCGTTCCCGTCGTCGTTTCCCGCACCGGCTACACGGGCGAGCTCGGCTACGAGGTCTGGTGCCATCCGCGCGACGCCGAAAAAGTGTTCGACGCGATCTGGGAGGCCGGCCAGCCGCATGGGCTGAAGCCAATGGGCCTGCAGGGGCTCGACATGGTGCGCATCGAGGCCGGGCTGATCTTCGCCGGCTACGAGTTCTCCGACCAGACCGATCCGTTCGAGGCCGGCATCGGCTTCACCGTGCCGCTGAAGACCAAGACCGACGACTTCATCGGCCGCGACGCGCTGATCCGGCGCAAGGAAAATCCGCAGACGAAACTGGTCGGCCTCGACATCGACGCTAACATCCCTGTCGGTCATGGCGACTGCGTGCATGTCGGTCGCGCCCAGATCGGCGTCGTCACCTCCGGCATGCGCTCGCCGCTGCTCGGCAAGACCATCGCCTTGGCTCGGCTCGACGTCACCCATGCCGACATCGGCACGGAAGTCGAGATCGGCAAGCTCGATGGCCATGCCAAGCGGCTGCCGGCGCGAGTCGTGCCCTTCGCGCACTACGACCCGCAGAAGACGAAACCGCGCTCCTGATCACCGTCTCCAAGGCCTGATCCGGCCGTCTTGGTGCCCGTCGCAGTGGCATCCGTGCCATGTTTCGCAAGCGTGATGTGCACGGCGCCACAAAACGCTTGACGTGAAAGCGCGCCGGATCAATCTTCACTCTTAAGAAAAAAATACGACTGAGTGGAAACATTACGGTCGGGACGGTCATGTTGCCGGGGGGAAGCTTCGCGTAGCCGAGGCACGCCGGCGGGGAACAGCAAAAAAGGGGAATTCATACATATGAGCACGATAAGCACGGCCCTGGAGCAGCCTGCGGAAGGCAAGCTGCTCAGGCACATCGACTGGCGTGGCGCCTTCTGGGTGGCAAGCGGCGTTCCCGCCCTCGTCCTGTTCTCGATCGGCGGCATTGCCGGCACGACCGGAACGCTGGCCTTCGTGATCTGGACGGTGTCCATGATCATGGGCTTCCTGCAGTCCTTCACCTATGCAGAAATCGCCGGCCTGTTCCCGAACAAGTCCGGCGGCGCCTCGATCTACGGCGCCACCGCCTGGCTGCGTTACTCGAAATTCATCGCGCCGCTTTCGGTGTGGTGCAACTGGTTCGCCTGGTCGCCGGTGCTGTCGCTCGGCTGCTCGATCGCCGCCGCCTATATCCTCAACGCGCTGGCGCCAATCCCGCTCTTCAGCGAGACCTCGCCGGAAGTGGTCGCCTACATCGCCGCGCATGCCGGGACGGCGCCCGCCGACGCCATCACGGCGGTGGCGGCTGCCGCCACGCCGGCGATCCGCACCTGGTCGCTGTGGGGACACACGCTAGGCCCGGTGTCCTTCACCTTCAACGCGACCTTCTTCATCGGCGCGGTGCTGATGCTGATCATCTTCTCGATCCAGCATCGCGGCATCCTCGGCACGGCCAATGTGCAGAAATATATCGGCCTGCTGGTTATCGTCCCGATGCTGATCGTCGGTGTCGTGCCGATCGTCACCGGCCAGATCAACTGGGCGAACTTCTCGCCGCTGGTGCCGCTGGCGGCCGCATACGCGCCGGATCCCGGCGCCTGGAACATCGCCGGCTGGACGCTGGTGCTCGGCGGCATGTTCATCGCCGCCTGGTCGACTTACGGCTTCGAGACCGCCGTCTGCTATACGTCGGAGTTCAAGAACCCCGGCACCGACACTTTCAAGGCGATCTTCTATTCCGGCCTGCTCTGCATGCTGCTGTTCATCCTGGTGCCGTTCACCTTCCAGGGCGTGCTGGGCCTCAACGGCATGCTGGCGACGCCGATCGTCGACGGCTCGGGCGTGGCGGACGCGCTGGCCGGCATGGTCGGTGGCGGCAAGATCATCCACAGCCTGCTGGTCATGCTGATGATCCTGGCGCTGGTGCTCTGCATCATGACGGCGATGGCCGGCTCCTCGCGCACGCTCTACCAGGGCTCGGTCGACGGCTGGCTGCCGCGCTATCTCAGCCACGTCAACGAGCATGGCGCGCCGACGCGGGCGATGTGGACCGACCTCGTCTTCAACCTGATCGTGCTGGCCATTGCCTCGGCCGACGCGACGAGCTTCTTCTTCATTCTCGCCGTGTCGAACTGCGGCTACATCATCTTCAACTTCCTCAACCTCAATGCCGGCTGGATCCACCGCATCGACAACGGCCATATCGCGCGGCCGTGGCGGGCGCCGACCTGGCTGCTCGGCATCGGGGCGATCTTCGCCTATGTCAACGCCGTCTTCATGGGCGCCGGCGCCAAGGTGTGGAACCCGATGGCGCTGTGGGCGGGCCTGATTACCGCGGCTCTGATCATCCCGGTGTTCTGCTTCCGCCACTACATCCAGGACGGCGGCAAGTTCCCCGACCACATGCTGGCCGATCTCGGCATGGCGGGAGCCGACCTCTCGGTCAAGAAGGCGGGCATGCTGCCCTACCTGACGCTCGCCGCCGGCGTGGCGGTGATGCTGATCGCCAACTGGCTGTTCGTCATCTGACGTGGCGACTGAAATGTGCGGGCGCGCTTCGGCGCGCCCGAACTTTTTCGTCCAACGGCCTCCCGTCAGCCTGCTTTGCGGATCGTCGTCTCGTCGAAGAACCGGTTGGGCGGCCGCTTCAGGCCGAGATTCTCGCGCAGCGTCGATCCTTCATATTCGCGCCGGAAGATGCCGCGCCGCTGCAGCTCCGGCACCACCTTCCCGGCGAAATCGTCCAGTCCGGCGGGCAGATAGGGGAACATGACGTTGAACCCGTCGGAGCCGTCGGTGTGCAGCCACTCCTCCATCTCGTCGGCGATGGTTCTCGGCGTGCCGACAAAGGCGAGACCCGAATAGCCGCCAAGCCGCTGGGCAAGCTGGCGGACGGTCAGGTTCTCCTTGCGCGCCAGCTCGATGACGCGCTCGCGGCTGCTCTTCGAAGCATTGGTGTCCGGTATCTCCGGCAGGGCCGCGTCCGGATCGAAACCCGACGCATCATGTCCAAGAGCGATCGACAGCGAGGCAATGCCGCTCTCATAGTAGACGAGACTGTCGAGCTTCGCCCGCCTGGCCCGTGCCTCCTCGACGCTGTCGCCGACGATGACGAAGGCGCCGGGCAGGATCTTGATGTCGTCGCGCGAGCGGCCAAGCTTTTGCGCGCGCCCCTTGACGTCGGCAAAGAAGCGCTGGCCTGACGCGAGATCGGGCGGCGCCGCGAAGATCACCTCTGCCGTTTCGGCGGCCAGTTGCCGTCCCGCCTCGGACGCGCCGGCCTGGACGATGACCGGCCAGCCCTGAACGGGGCGCGCGATGTTGAGCGGACCGCGCACCGACAGGTGCTCGCCCTTATGGTCGAGCACATGCAGCCTGGACGGATCGAAGTAGAGACCGCTCTCGGCATCGCGGATGAAGGCATCGTCAGCAAAACTGTCCCACAGCCCCGTCACGACATCATAGAATTCCCGCGCCCGAAGATAGCGCTCGTCGTGCTCGACATGCTCGTCGAGGCCGAAGTTCAGCGCGGCGTCCGGATTGGATGTCGTGACGATGTTCCAGCCGGCGCGGCCGCCGCTGATATGGTCGAGCGAGGCGAAGCGGCGAGCGATATGGTAGGGCGCGTCGAAGGTCGTCGAGGCGGTGGCGACCAGGCCGATATGGTCGGTGACGGCGGCCAGCGCCGACAAGAGCGTGAACGGCTCGAAGGAGGTGACCGTGTGGCTGCGCCGCAGCGCCTCGATCGGCATGTTGAGCACGGCCAGATGGTCGGCCATGAAGAAGGCGTCGAACTTCGCCGCTTCGAGCGTCTGCGCGAAGCGCTTCAGATGCGCGAAATTGAAGTTGGCGTCGGGATAGGCGCCCGGATAGCGCCAGGCGCCGGTGTGGAGACTGACCGGCCGCATGAAGGCGCCGAGCCGCAATTGCCGTTTTTCTGCCATGGGACCCAATCCATCGATGACGAGCGTCGCCGCTCCCATATCGCCCGAGGATCGGCCTGCATCAGCCCGCTGGAAAGGAATTCTGTTTTGCGAAGCCGCCACTGGCGAGCATTTTTCGCTCCGCCGGGCTCAAGGGAATGCGGATCATCCGCCATCGTCGCCGATGGCGGATGATCCGGGTTGCCACCATCTATTCCGCGGCCAGCGCCAGTTGCGGCTCTTCGTTGTTCTGCACCAGTTCGGACTCGGGCCCCTTGCCCTCGACCCCGGCCTTCTTCGGCTCACGACCGAAGAACAGGGCATAGCCTGCCGGCAGCACCAGGATGGTGAGCACGGTGGCGACCAGGATGCCGCCCATCATGGCGTAGGCGAGCGGCCCCCAGAAGACGGCGCGCGAGATCGGGATCAGCGCCAGTACCGCCGTCATCGCGGTCAGCACGATCGGCCGGAAACGACGGACCGCCGATCCAATGATCGCCTCCGAGCGCTCCATGCCCTTGGCTATGTCCTGGTCGATCTGGTCGACCAGGATGATCGAGTTGCGCATGATGATGCCGAGCAGCGCGATGACGCCGAGGATGGCGACGAAACCGAACGGCGCGCCGCTGATCAGCAGCGCTGCAGCCGCCCCGATGATGCCGAGCGGACCGGTGGCCAGCACCAGCATCGCCTTGCCGAAATGCTGCAGCTGGATCATCAGCAGCACAACGATGATGGCCAGCATGATCGGCGCCTTGGCGGCGATCGAGGCCTGGCTTTCGGCGGAATCTTCCGCCCCGCCCTGGATCTCGATCTTGTAGCCGGGTGCAAGGCCCGCACGCAGGTCCTGCATGTCGTTGTACATCTTGGTGACGACATCGTTCGACTGCACGCCGTCCGGCAGCGTGGCGCGCACCGAGATGGTCGGCAGGCGGTCGCGCCGCCATTCGATGCCCTGCTCCAGCACCGGAACGACCTTGGCCACCTGCGACAGCGGCACCGAGCCGCCGAAGTCGGTCGGGATGTAGACGGAGTCGACCGAGGACAGCAGCTTGCGGGTCGCCTCCGGCTCACGCGCGACGATGGAGACCGTCTCCTCGCCGTCACGGAAGTCGTCGAGCGGCGCGCCGGACATGGTGGCCTGCAGCATCTGGCGGATGCGCTGCGAGGAGACGCCCAGCGCCCTGGCGCGGTCCTGGTCGATGACCAGCTTCATCGCCGGCACCGGCTCCAGCCAGTCGTCATGGACGGCGCCAAGCAGCGGATTGGCCTGGAACTTCGCCTTCACCTCGTCGGCGATGCGGCGCACTTCCTGGCGGTCCGGACCCATGACGCGCATCTGCACCGGCCAGCCAGTCGGCGGACCGAGGAACAGGCGATCGACCTTGGAACGGATCGAGGGGAAATCCTGCGCCAGGATGGAGCGCAGCTTGAGGATGAGCCGCTCGCGCGCCGGCTCGTCCTTGGCCATCACCAGGAGCTGGGCGAAGTTCGGGTTCCTGAGCTGCTGGTCGAGCGGCAGGAAGAAGCGCGGCGCGCCCTCGCCGATATAGGTGGCGATGAAGCGCTTGTCCTGGTCGTCCATCATCTTGGCTTCAAGCGACTTGGCCTGCGCCTCGACCTCCTTGATCGAAGTGCCTTCCGGCAGCCAGAGATCAACCAGGATTTCCGGCCGCGACGACTGCGGGAAGAAATTCTGCGGGATGAACTGGAACGCCCACAGGCTGGTGGCGAAGGTCACCAGCGTCATCACCAGCACGATGATGCGGTGGCGCACGGCCCAGCCCACCGTGCCGCGAAGGCGCCGGTAGAAGCCGGTGTCGAAGGCATCGTGATGATTGCCGGCATGCTTGCGCTGCTTGAGGATCATGTAGCCGAGCCACGGCGTGAAATAGACCGCGACGAACCACGACACGACCAGCGCGATGCCGACGACGTAGAACAGCGTGCGCACATATTCGCCGGCGGTGGAGGCGGCGAAGCCGACCGGGATGAAGCCGGCGGTGGTGATCAGCGTGCCGGTGAGCATCGGGAAGGCGGTCGAAGAGTAGGCGAAGCTCGCCGCCTCGATCTTGACCAGCCCCTCCTCCAGCTTTCGCTCCATCATCTCGACGACGATCATGGCGTCGTCGACGAGCAGGCCAAGCGCGATGATCAGCGCGCCCAGCGAAATGCGCTGCAGGTCGATGCCGAGCTCGTACATGATGGCGAAGGTGGCGGCGAGCACCAGCGGAATGGCGATGGCGATAACCAGACCCGAGCGCCAGCCGATCGACAGCAGCGAAACGGCAAGAACGATCAGCAACGCCTCGCCGAGCGCCTCCATGAACTCCTTCACGGCATCGCGCACAACCTCCGGCTGGTCGGAGATCTGGTCGACCGCGACACCATAGGGCAGGCCTTCCTCGAAGCGCTGATAGGTCGCCTCGACATCCTTGCCGACATCGGTGACGTTGAAGCCCTTGGCCATGACGACGCCGAGCTGGACGCTCTCATGGCCGTTGAAGCGATACTTGCGCTGGAACGGATCCTCCAGCCCGGAAGAGACGGTGGCGATGTCGCCGAGCCGTGTCACCTGGTTGCCGGCGCGCAGGCGCAGTTCCCTGATGTCGGCCGCCCTGGTGACGTCACCCTCGACCGAGATGCGCACGGAGCGCTGTCCGGTGTCGACCGAGCCCGCCGGATCGACATTGTTCTGGCCCTTGATCGCGTTCTGCAGGTCGGTCAGCGTCAGGCCGCGCTCGGCCAAGGCCTTGGACGAGACGTCGATATAGATCTTCTCCGGCTGGTCGCCGATGATGACGGCCTTCTCGACGCCCGGCGTCGTCAACAGCATGTCGCGCGCCTGGATGGCGAACTTCTTCAGCTCAGGATAGCTGTAGCCATCGCCGCTGATTGAATGCAGCGTGATGAAGGTGTCGCCGAACTCGTCGTTGAAATACGGGCCAAGCAGTCCCTGCGGCAGGTCACCGGCGATATCGCCGACCTTCTTGCGCACCTGGTAGAAGGCATCCTTCACCTGCTCGGCATTGGTGTCACCCTTCACCTGGAGGGTGATGATGGCGCTGCCGGCGCGGGTGTAGGAGCGGACGAAATCGAGATGCGGCGTTTCCTGCAGCTTGCGCTCGATCTTGTTGACGACCTGGTCCTCCATCTCCTGGATCGAGGCGCCCGGCCAGACGGCCTGGACGACCATGACGCGGAAGGTGAAGTCCGGGTCTTCCTTCTGGCCCATGCGCATCAGGCCGAGCGCGCCGGCAAGGATGATCAGGCCGAACAGGAAGCGCGCGATGCTCGGGTGGCCGATTGCCCAGCGCGAAAGATTGAAGGGGCGCTTCTCAGTGCTGTCGGTGGTCATCGGCGTCAGTCCATTCCGATTGATCGGCAAGGCACGCATTCGGCGTGCCGCGAGATTTCCGATGCTGGCTT
This window encodes:
- a CDS encoding sarcosine oxidase subunit gamma — protein: MAEFSWDIRSPLDRTLVAGPYGGHGDAGVSLTEIRNFDLVQVMARRGKEMAKAATACFGVTAPETPKAVGTADATLIWSGPDQFLVLSKGGRHGMEALALVFAGSASLSDQSHARALISVSGEKARAMLAKLSSIDLHAAAFPVGAAAATSIDHTSVTLWRGNDRDGQAVFNLLVFATFAESLWHTMLDSAAEYGIAIGHSEEMA
- a CDS encoding DUF1989 domain-containing protein codes for the protein MSQSPYPAVASGPPRPSLILRPGQIALPAGMERYTVQGNGAALIDIEAGDTVSVRNVEGGQACELLAWGEDGVTDPGIFGETANSNAAGIKALLVEGDDSLSALRLGLQRRQVQLDQPKAVRVFSGATPAGTEQSFAVQRDGAMLIAAPGGPMLVDGHDTATPLTIIVRRATVRLKAKSRLADPLADPVLDLRVHSATAESYFVKAGDYLQIIDVDGRQCTDFQCFSARKLDKGHDHPLDVTTTRTLMGAAYPMPGLHSKYYDQDMEPLVEVVQDTCGRHDAFALACAAKYYDDIGYPGHTNCSENFNRALSDKGVNPRAGWMAINFFFNTAIDAHGVMVSDEPWSRPGDYVLLRALTDIVCVSSACPDDTTPANGWNLTDIHVRTYSGQHKFSRAIARRMTPDSEPKMTRETAFHSSFAKHTRDFVEYRGYWLANSFAKEGPIAEYWACRQAAVIMDLSPLRKFEVTGPDSEALLQYTLTRDVKKIGVGQVVYTAMCYEHGGMIDDGTLLRLGKDNFRWVGGDDLSGEWLRETAKKLGLNVLVRSSTDQMHNIAVQGPKSRDILKEVVWTSPLQPSIGELEWFRFAVARIGGSNGVPVVVSRTGYTGELGYEVWCHPRDAEKVFDAIWEAGQPHGLKPMGLQGLDMVRIEAGLIFAGYEFSDQTDPFEAGIGFTVPLKTKTDDFIGRDALIRRKENPQTKLVGLDIDANIPVGHGDCVHVGRAQIGVVTSGMRSPLLGKTIALARLDVTHADIGTEVEIGKLDGHAKRLPARVVPFAHYDPQKTKPRS
- a CDS encoding APC family permease, which codes for MSTISTALEQPAEGKLLRHIDWRGAFWVASGVPALVLFSIGGIAGTTGTLAFVIWTVSMIMGFLQSFTYAEIAGLFPNKSGGASIYGATAWLRYSKFIAPLSVWCNWFAWSPVLSLGCSIAAAYILNALAPIPLFSETSPEVVAYIAAHAGTAPADAITAVAAAATPAIRTWSLWGHTLGPVSFTFNATFFIGAVLMLIIFSIQHRGILGTANVQKYIGLLVIVPMLIVGVVPIVTGQINWANFSPLVPLAAAYAPDPGAWNIAGWTLVLGGMFIAAWSTYGFETAVCYTSEFKNPGTDTFKAIFYSGLLCMLLFILVPFTFQGVLGLNGMLATPIVDGSGVADALAGMVGGGKIIHSLLVMLMILALVLCIMTAMAGSSRTLYQGSVDGWLPRYLSHVNEHGAPTRAMWTDLVFNLIVLAIASADATSFFFILAVSNCGYIIFNFLNLNAGWIHRIDNGHIARPWRAPTWLLGIGAIFAYVNAVFMGAGAKVWNPMALWAGLITAALIIPVFCFRHYIQDGGKFPDHMLADLGMAGADLSVKKAGMLPYLTLAAGVAVMLIANWLFVI
- a CDS encoding LLM class flavin-dependent oxidoreductase, which codes for MAEKRQLRLGAFMRPVSLHTGAWRYPGAYPDANFNFAHLKRFAQTLEAAKFDAFFMADHLAVLNMPIEALRRSHTVTSFEPFTLLSALAAVTDHIGLVATASTTFDAPYHIARRFASLDHISGGRAGWNIVTTSNPDAALNFGLDEHVEHDERYLRAREFYDVVTGLWDSFADDAFIRDAESGLYFDPSRLHVLDHKGEHLSVRGPLNIARPVQGWPVIVQAGASEAGRQLAAETAEVIFAAPPDLASGQRFFADVKGRAQKLGRSRDDIKILPGAFVIVGDSVEEARARRAKLDSLVYYESGIASLSIALGHDASGFDPDAALPEIPDTNASKSSRERVIELARKENLTVRQLAQRLGGYSGLAFVGTPRTIADEMEEWLHTDGSDGFNVMFPYLPAGLDDFAGKVVPELQRRGIFRREYEGSTLRENLGLKRPPNRFFDETTIRKAG
- a CDS encoding efflux RND transporter permease subunit, encoding MTTDSTEKRPFNLSRWAIGHPSIARFLFGLIILAGALGLMRMGQKEDPDFTFRVMVVQAVWPGASIQEMEDQVVNKIERKLQETPHLDFVRSYTRAGSAIITLQVKGDTNAEQVKDAFYQVRKKVGDIAGDLPQGLLGPYFNDEFGDTFITLHSISGDGYSYPELKKFAIQARDMLLTTPGVEKAVIIGDQPEKIYIDVSSKALAERGLTLTDLQNAIKGQNNVDPAGSVDTGQRSVRISVEGDVTRAADIRELRLRAGNQVTRLGDIATVSSGLEDPFQRKYRFNGHESVQLGVVMAKGFNVTDVGKDVEATYQRFEEGLPYGVAVDQISDQPEVVRDAVKEFMEALGEALLIVLAVSLLSIGWRSGLVIAIAIPLVLAATFAIMYELGIDLQRISLGALIIALGLLVDDAMIVVEMMERKLEEGLVKIEAASFAYSSTAFPMLTGTLITTAGFIPVGFAASTAGEYVRTLFYVVGIALVVSWFVAVYFTPWLGYMILKQRKHAGNHHDAFDTGFYRRLRGTVGWAVRHRIIVLVMTLVTFATSLWAFQFIPQNFFPQSSRPEILVDLWLPEGTSIKEVEAQAKSLEAKMMDDQDKRFIATYIGEGAPRFFLPLDQQLRNPNFAQLLVMAKDEPARERLILKLRSILAQDFPSIRSKVDRLFLGPPTGWPVQMRVMGPDRQEVRRIADEVKAKFQANPLLGAVHDDWLEPVPAMKLVIDQDRARALGVSSQRIRQMLQATMSGAPLDDFRDGEETVSIVAREPEATRKLLSSVDSVYIPTDFGGSVPLSQVAKVVPVLEQGIEWRRDRLPTISVRATLPDGVQSNDVVTKMYNDMQDLRAGLAPGYKIEIQGGAEDSAESQASIAAKAPIMLAIIVVLLMIQLQHFGKAMLVLATGPLGIIGAAAALLISGAPFGFVAILGVIALLGIIMRNSIILVDQIDQDIAKGMERSEAIIGSAVRRFRPIVLTAMTAVLALIPISRAVFWGPLAYAMMGGILVATVLTILVLPAGYALFFGREPKKAGVEGKGPESELVQNNEEPQLALAAE